A single Abyssisolibacter fermentans DNA region contains:
- a CDS encoding alpha/beta hydrolase, with product MRHKKIIKKGSMVLVVFLMISILIGILLAYIPSRMTKKHTNEIVELFLNDMNYDLLDFNNKYGNKIRDIELSSRYGHKIPVKYIFSDNSFDNSTIVLVHWHETNHTAMIPLAEMFLANGYNVVLYDQRAHGENTAKTVTFGYYEKDDLEDVIEYIESQMSKENIIGVLGQSMGAATIGYYLGSFHASQHLDFAIMDSSFGSMYSEIKWNIEMGTKVQLPTTYFLKLGSMANLILFGYTYEEVSILEAMKNNMVPTLILHSKTDMVCPYYMGKDLHNAIPHNEKRMITFENSNHVEAFFNESERYKEEVLDFISYYTE from the coding sequence ATGAGACATAAAAAAATTATTAAGAAAGGTTCTATGGTACTTGTGGTATTTTTAATGATTTCAATATTGATTGGTATTTTATTAGCGTACATTCCTTCAAGAATGACTAAAAAGCATACCAATGAAATAGTAGAATTATTTTTAAATGATATGAATTATGATTTATTAGATTTTAATAATAAATATGGTAATAAAATAAGAGATATTGAACTTTCATCCAGATATGGGCATAAAATACCTGTCAAATATATTTTTAGTGATAATTCTTTTGACAATTCTACAATAGTTTTAGTGCATTGGCATGAAACGAATCATACTGCAATGATTCCACTGGCAGAAATGTTCTTGGCGAATGGGTATAATGTTGTTCTTTATGATCAGAGGGCTCATGGAGAGAATACTGCTAAAACAGTTACATTTGGATATTATGAAAAAGATGATCTAGAAGATGTAATTGAATATATTGAAAGTCAAATGTCAAAAGAAAATATAATAGGTGTATTAGGACAATCTATGGGGGCTGCTACTATTGGTTATTATTTAGGTAGTTTTCATGCTTCACAGCATCTTGATTTTGCAATTATGGATAGTTCTTTCGGTAGTATGTATTCAGAAATAAAGTGGAATATTGAAATGGGGACAAAAGTTCAACTTCCTACAACATATTTTTTAAAGTTGGGTAGTATGGCAAACCTCATATTATTTGGGTATACATATGAGGAAGTTAGTATTTTGGAGGCTATGAAAAATAATATGGTACCCACTCTGATATTACACAGTAAAACGGATATGGTATGCCCTTATTATATGGGGAAAGATTTACATAATGCTATACCACATAATGAAAAAAGAATGATTACATTTGAGAATTCTAACCATGTTGAAGCTTTTTTTAATGAATCTGAGAGATATAAAGAAGAAGTGTTGGATTTTATATCTTATTATACTGAATAA
- a CDS encoding tyrosine-type recombinase/integrase: MHFATHLLEGETNLRYIQELLGHSSPKTTKICTHVTKIVFEIYKVH; this comes from the coding sequence ATACATTTTGCAACACATTTACTGGAAGGAGAGACTAATCTTAGATACATACAGGAACTTCTAGGACATTCAAGTCCAAAAACTACAAAGATATGTACACATGTTACAAAAATAGTCTTTGAAATATACAAAGTCCATTGA
- a CDS encoding methyltransferase family protein, translating to MNGFILVLPIIFIRYGLLSFLSKEVARRAAFFPPTEGKEKVAYWIYQITTLSLMISLVFLKIKLIDILNYIGLGIYILGMILYIISIVQFAKPNQNGLNINGLYKISRNPMYVAFFLYFLGCSMLTGSWLLLVILIIFQISVHYLILSEERWCIKEFEEEYKNYMNRVRRYI from the coding sequence TTGAATGGTTTTATATTAGTACTACCTATAATATTTATACGTTATGGTTTACTAAGTTTTCTGAGTAAAGAGGTAGCCAGACGTGCTGCATTTTTTCCACCAACAGAAGGCAAAGAAAAGGTAGCTTATTGGATTTATCAAATAACAACGTTGTCTCTCATGATAAGTTTAGTTTTTTTGAAAATTAAACTTATTGATATTTTAAATTACATAGGATTAGGAATATATATTTTAGGCATGATTTTATATATTATATCAATTGTACAATTCGCTAAACCAAATCAAAATGGATTAAATATAAACGGATTATACAAAATTTCCCGCAATCCTATGTATGTAGCTTTCTTTTTGTATTTTCTAGGTTGTAGTATGTTAACGGGTTCATGGCTATTATTGGTTATACTTATTATATTTCAAATTTCTGTACATTATCTTATTTTATCTGAAGAACGATGGTGTATAAAAGAATTTGAAGAAGAGTATAAAAACTATATGAATCGAGTAAGACGCTATATATAA
- a CDS encoding GNAT family N-acetyltransferase — translation MENIIYRKLTVEECECINGMNPSQYIEKAWREVDGKRQLVEINYQDSDWPNGYEHHYNNLKGTILNGGSAIGAFDSNNRLLGFASINREFFGEKYNYVLLDQLFITLEYRGEGLGKKLFMLSTDVAREWKADKIYICAGSAEETSAFYFAIGCKEAVEINKELYESDPRDYQLEFSL, via the coding sequence ATGGAAAATATTATATATAGAAAATTAACAGTAGAAGAGTGTGAGTGTATAAATGGAATGAATCCATCTCAATATATTGAAAAAGCATGGAGAGAAGTGGATGGGAAACGGCAATTAGTTGAAATTAATTACCAAGATTCAGATTGGCCAAATGGATATGAACATCATTACAACAATTTGAAAGGAACTATTTTAAATGGAGGTAGCGCAATTGGTGCTTTTGATAGCAATAATAGATTGTTAGGCTTTGCATCCATAAATCGTGAGTTCTTTGGTGAAAAGTATAATTACGTTTTATTAGACCAACTTTTTATCACATTGGAATATAGAGGTGAAGGATTAGGTAAAAAATTATTCATGCTTTCTACAGATGTAGCAAGAGAGTGGAAAGCAGATAAAATTTATATTTGTGCTGGGTCGGCTGAAGAAACAAGTGCTTTTTATTTTGCGATAGGCTGTAAAGAGGCAGTGGAAATAAATAAAGAGTTATATGAAAGTGATCCAAGAGACTATCAATTAGAATTTTCGCTATAA
- a CDS encoding VOC family protein, with amino-acid sequence MIVQQLYLNESCCEAIEIYEKAFNTKLDSILYDSEKEPKKFVIHAEMHIHGQRVMLSDWGGNKNLSVDSALQIVVIFDNENELKEAYEIMKTGSQTIIPMAPTFYSTCLVDFLDKFGVRWCFMI; translated from the coding sequence ATGATAGTTCAACAGTTATATTTGAATGAAAGCTGTTGTGAAGCCATCGAGATTTATGAGAAAGCATTTAATACAAAGTTAGATTCAATTCTATATGATTCAGAAAAAGAACCTAAGAAATTTGTAATTCATGCAGAAATGCACATTCATGGCCAAAGAGTAATGTTAAGTGATTGGGGTGGCAACAAAAATCTATCTGTTGATTCAGCTTTACAAATTGTTGTTATTTTCGATAATGAAAATGAACTAAAAGAAGCTTATGAGATTATGAAAACTGGAAGTCAAACGATAATTCCGATGGCACCAACTTTTTATAGTACCTGTCTAGTCGATTTTCTGGATAAGTTTGGAGTTAGATGGTGTTTTATGATATAG